The Nymphalis io chromosome 14, ilAglIoxx1.1, whole genome shotgun sequence genome has a segment encoding these proteins:
- the LOC126773228 gene encoding OTU domain-containing protein 7B-like, producing the protein MVMEANPIGDNHTDERVHSTSLRPRAGGDVIPEHSVGTLDLNMSYSAPSNLVLTPAPECRKLSRGISRATDNEGLVWALRSNTDPEPNTLTSDHILLLPDISVYPPDFRIFIEKDLLETATLVTLESASILNWWRHGRVPGAPRLLPLATSGDGNCLPHAASLAAYGFHDRLLALRTKVQALLSGEGGDVLTKAIKRRWRWAESVPLRSAGLRPSEGEWAREWADAVRAASAEPRPRPQPAAQPHYAGLEQLHVFALAHVMKRPVIVFADVALRDFRGDPIAPIPFGGIYLPLELDPAVCSKAPILLAYDAGHFSALVPCEPLPTDGARVPLEDEAGNPMPIRFNVDPGEDFRWDVEPDQKTINNLLPDEYQRTAMLAAYLDLETVECLSRSPPPEELRRSLDALSTKSSKQVNSVAKQFGSIGRSMSSKLKKNFGSMAKLGGKSGSHSNPEEGPARRGSPCALLCARLRAARAPVQDEMVQNYLDEAWIGYTAEKNRKEENRTAPTQPRYGTGRSQFYAEADRAAHEVARTLTTRSVKPAQDRTLYLSKSTFYDDRPPSPKPCRAPLCMYYGSPANNDYCSSCAKLQ; encoded by the exons aGCGAGTCCATAGCACATCGCTACGTCCGAGAGCAGGCGGCGATGTGATTCCAGAACATTCTGTGGGAACACTCGACCTAAACATGTCATATTCAGCGCCCTCGAACTTAGTGCTGACGCCGGCACCCGAAT GTCGCAAACTCTCCCGAGGTATATCAAGGGCGACGGACAACGAGGGGCTGGTATGGGCGTTAAGAAGTAATACAGACCCGGAACCGAACACACTTACCTCCGACCACATTCTCCTACTGCCGGATATATCAGTATACCCGCCAGATTTTag gATATTTATCGAAAAGGATCTTCTCGAAACAGCCACACTCGTAACATTAGAGTCGGCCAGTATATTGAACTGGTGGCGTCACGGTCGCGTCCCGGGAGCTCCCCGGCTGTTGCCGCTAGCGACGTCTGGCGATGGCAACTGTTTGCCTCACGCGGCCTCGTTAGCTGCTTACGGGTTCCACGATCGACTTCTCGCGCTACGAACGAAGGTGCAAGCTTTGTTATCGGGCGAGGGAGGTGATGTACTTACAA AGGCCATAAAGCGGCGCTGGCGCTGGGCGGAGAGCGTCCCGCTGCGCTCGGCGGGGCTGCGGCCGTCGGAGGGCGAGTGGGCGCGCGAGTGGGCGGACGCCGTGCGCGCCGCGTCGGCCgagccgcgcccgcgcccgcagCCCGCCGCGCAGCCGCACTACGCCGGCCTCGAGCAGCTGCACGTGTTCGCGCTCGCGCACGTCATGAAGCGGCCCGTCATCGTCTTCGCGGACGTCGCGCTCCGG GATTTCCGCGGCGATCCAATAGCCCCGATCCCGTTCGGCGGTATCTACCTCCCCCTGGAGCTGGATCCCGCAGTTTGCAGTAAAGCGCCCATCCTGCTCGCTTACGACGCCGGACATTTCTCGGCGCTAGTGCCGTGCGAGCCTCTACCGACTGACGGAGCCAGAGTCCCGCTGGAAGACGAGGCTGGAAACCCAATGCCGATACG TTTCAACGTGGATCCGGGCGAAGACTTTCGATGGGACGTCGAGCCGGATCAGAAAACCATCAACAACCTCCTACCGGACGAGTACCAGCGGACGGCCATGCTCGCCGCCTACCTCGACCTCGAGACCGTCGAGTGCCTGTCGCGCAGCCCCCCGCCCGAGGAGCTGCGGAGGTCGCTCGACGCGCTGTCGACGAAGAGCTCCAAGCAGGTGAACTCGGTGGCGAAGCAGTTCGGCAGCATCGGACGCTCGATGAGCAGCAAGCTGAAGAAGAACTTCGGCTCGATGGCCAAGCTGGGCGGCAAGAGCGGCAGCCACAGCAACCCCGAGGAGGGCCCGGCGCGGCGCGGCTCGCCCTGCGCGCTGCTGTGTGCGCGCCTGCGGGCCGCGCGCGCGCCCGTGCAGGACGAGATGGTGCAGAACTACCTGGACGAGGCGTGGATCGG ATACACAGCTGAAAAAAACAGAAAGGAAGAAAATCGTACAGCGCCCACACAGCCGCGCTACGGCACCGGCCGCTCGCAGTTCTACGCTGAAGCCGACCGGGCGGCTCACGAAGTCGCCCGAACACTTACCACACGGTCCGTGAAACCCGCTCAGGATCGAACCCTGTACCTCTCCAAATCGACGTTCTACGACGACCGTCCCCCCTCCCCTAAACCCTGCCGGGCCCCTCTCTGCATGTACTACGGCAGTCCAGCGAATAACGACTACTGTTCCAGTTGTGCGAAGTTACAGTGA